A single region of the Anaerococcus urinomassiliensis genome encodes:
- a CDS encoding methionine ABC transporter ATP-binding protein, producing the protein MIDLKNITVDFDGFKAVDDVNLRVEKNDIYGIVGFSGAGKSTLVRTINLLQRPTSGQVLIDGENLLDLSNKDLRAKRKNIGMIFQHFNLLNNITILDNVIFPIRKLKIPKEEKEAKARKLLELVGIGDKASNYPRELSGGQQQRCAIARALASDPEILLCDEATSALDPKTTKQILKLLKELNESLGLTIVIITHQMEVVKDLCNKCAVMQDGKIVESGSTLSIFANPRDRLTKEFVETSTNISDTIEEVKQNIGILKENELLVKLNYVGESTTEPLINDIYQKFGIKTNILAGNIEFITGVPVGNLIVSISGDPDSLSKLGNYLEEREVSAEVLGGKDGIF; encoded by the coding sequence ATGATTGATTTAAAAAATATAACAGTAGATTTTGATGGCTTTAAAGCTGTTGATGATGTAAACCTTAGGGTGGAAAAAAATGATATATATGGAATTGTAGGGTTTTCTGGAGCTGGTAAATCGACCTTGGTAAGGACCATAAATCTTCTCCAAAGACCAACAAGTGGCCAGGTCTTGATAGATGGAGAAAATCTTTTGGATCTTTCCAACAAAGATTTGAGAGCAAAGAGAAAAAATATTGGAATGATTTTCCAACATTTTAACTTACTAAACAACATCACTATTTTGGATAATGTAATATTTCCTATAAGGAAGCTAAAAATACCAAAAGAAGAAAAAGAAGCAAAGGCAAGAAAGCTACTAGAGCTAGTAGGTATTGGCGATAAGGCTAGCAATTATCCGAGAGAACTTTCTGGTGGTCAACAACAAAGGTGCGCTATAGCTAGAGCGCTAGCATCAGATCCTGAAATACTACTTTGCGATGAGGCTACAAGTGCCCTAGACCCAAAGACAACCAAGCAAATATTAAAACTATTAAAGGAACTTAATGAATCTTTGGGACTTACAATTGTAATTATCACCCATCAAATGGAAGTGGTAAAGGACCTTTGCAATAAGTGTGCAGTTATGCAAGATGGTAAAATCGTAGAATCTGGTTCAACTCTTTCTATATTTGCCAATCCAAGAGATAGGCTGACCAAAGAATTCGTTGAAACTTCGACCAATATTTCAGATACCATAGAAGAAGTTAAACAAAATATAGGAATCTTAAAGGAAAATGAGCTCTTGGTTAAGCTAAACTATGTAGGAGAATCTACAACAGAACCACTTATAAATGATATTTACCAAAAGTTTGGCATTAAAACAAATATCCTTGCAGGAAATATTGAGTTTATCACAGGAGTTCCTGTTGGTAATCTAATAGTAAGTATTTCAGGTGATCCGGATTCACTAAGTAAACTTGGAAATTACCTAGAAGAAAGAGAAGTTAGTGCAGAAGTATTGGGAGGTAAAGATGGGATTTTTTGA
- a CDS encoding ABC transporter substrate-binding protein, whose protein sequence is MKMKRIFSSLMALGLATSLAACGGGDNTEKQEDVKKEESQSSEETSEETTDKETDSESMDDSTDTDENSDDENTDKEAMSDDDKKEIADFDNVTADDTLVIGTSPMNGDFFEGWANNTYDVIVRQLIGTQGTNAYNTAVVDDAGQWQDNMTVLAEKPKEVENEDGSKTITYKLNEDLKWSDGEPVTADDYLFYSLLFSDANYSKVSGATTVGKDALKGYEAFHDPNSEVDEFEGLEKIDDYTFSVTIDSSFLPYYEESYLSQQSPFPMHAVTDNLSISDNGKKLVAKEGYEVTEEDKKAYQESIKTQIDNLNKQFEEDNEGAEVDEETQKAHDEAIADLESRLDGDVDPTEQLKEQAMLKIANEYRLAPSVVCGPYVFDSYSNNMVKLSLNPNYKGNFKGEKATIPNVIVQIVNANIAVDLLENGDIDIWQDETEGGKIDQIRAAADAGKIKYNSYDRNGYGNVTFLTDRGSTKYKEVRQAIAHLMDRNTFVQQFAGGYGVVTNGLYGASQWMYKEKGPDLESNPELTNYQLNLDEANALLDKTPYTFEEDGKTPWDIAKAEEAFKNDPDGYDYYRYDENGNRLVVNQFGSDESPITTLISNQVPNNAKQVGMEYNVTAGNFATLLDYYYSPKENAEYTAFNMGQSFEPPFDPYYQYNSKGFDNHTKTNDPKADEVTEALRKTDPKDKEGYLDKWVDFQLWYNDYLPEIPLYSNQYHTGYTNRVEGFDLNTPEWPAQYQINAMTLKK, encoded by the coding sequence ATGAAAATGAAAAGAATATTCTCCTCACTAATGGCTTTAGGTTTAGCAACTAGCCTTGCAGCTTGTGGTGGTGGAGATAATACTGAAAAACAAGAAGATGTAAAAAAGGAAGAAAGTCAAAGTAGCGAAGAGACTAGTGAAGAAACTACTGACAAAGAAACTGATTCTGAATCTATGGATGATTCTACTGATACAGATGAAAATAGTGATGATGAGAATACAGACAAAGAAGCTATGTCTGATGACGACAAAAAAGAAATAGCTGATTTCGACAATGTGACAGCTGATGATACCCTAGTTATTGGTACAAGTCCAATGAATGGTGACTTCTTTGAAGGTTGGGCTAACAACACCTATGATGTAATAGTTAGACAACTTATCGGTACCCAAGGAACCAATGCTTATAATACAGCTGTAGTTGATGATGCTGGTCAATGGCAAGATAATATGACAGTTCTTGCTGAAAAACCAAAAGAAGTAGAAAATGAAGATGGATCAAAGACTATTACATATAAGCTAAATGAAGACTTAAAATGGTCTGACGGCGAGCCTGTAACAGCAGATGACTATCTATTCTATTCCCTACTATTTTCCGATGCAAACTATAGTAAGGTATCTGGGGCTACAACAGTTGGTAAAGATGCACTAAAGGGCTATGAAGCCTTCCATGATCCAAATAGTGAAGTGGATGAGTTTGAAGGTTTGGAAAAGATTGATGATTATACATTTTCTGTAACAATCGATTCATCATTCTTGCCATACTACGAAGAGTCATACCTTTCCCAACAATCGCCATTCCCAATGCATGCAGTTACTGACAACTTGTCTATAAGCGACAATGGTAAGAAACTTGTTGCAAAAGAAGGCTATGAAGTAACAGAAGAAGATAAAAAAGCCTACCAAGAGTCTATAAAAACTCAAATTGATAATCTAAATAAACAATTTGAAGAAGATAATGAAGGGGCAGAAGTCGACGAAGAAACACAAAAAGCTCACGATGAGGCTATAGCAGACCTAGAAAGTAGATTAGATGGAGACGTAGACCCTACTGAACAATTGAAAGAACAAGCTATGCTTAAGATTGCTAATGAATACAGATTGGCACCATCAGTAGTATGTGGACCATATGTATTTGATAGCTATTCAAACAACATGGTTAAACTTTCCCTAAACCCTAACTACAAGGGTAACTTCAAGGGTGAAAAAGCCACTATACCAAATGTTATAGTACAAATTGTAAATGCTAATATAGCTGTAGACCTTCTTGAAAATGGAGATATAGATATTTGGCAAGATGAAACTGAAGGCGGCAAGATTGACCAAATCAGAGCAGCTGCTGATGCAGGTAAAATCAAATACAATTCATATGACAGAAACGGTTATGGTAACGTAACATTCCTAACAGATCGTGGATCTACAAAATATAAAGAAGTAAGACAAGCCATAGCCCACCTAATGGATAGAAATACTTTCGTACAACAATTTGCAGGTGGATATGGAGTTGTAACCAATGGTCTTTATGGTGCAAGCCAATGGATGTATAAGGAAAAAGGACCAGACTTAGAAAGCAATCCAGAGCTTACAAACTATCAATTAAACCTAGATGAAGCGAATGCCTTGCTAGATAAGACCCCATATACATTTGAAGAAGATGGTAAAACTCCTTGGGATATAGCAAAGGCTGAAGAAGCATTTAAAAATGATCCTGATGGCTATGACTACTACAGATATGATGAAAATGGTAATAGACTAGTTGTAAACCAATTTGGTTCTGATGAATCCCCAATTACAACATTAATCTCTAACCAAGTTCCAAACAACGCTAAGCAAGTAGGTATGGAATATAACGTAACAGCAGGAAACTTTGCAACCTTGCTAGATTACTATTATTCTCCAAAAGAAAATGCTGAATACACAGCATTCAACATGGGCCAATCTTTTGAACCACCATTTGATCCATACTATCAATACAACTCAAAAGGTTTTGACAACCATACAAAGACAAACGATCCAAAGGCTGATGAAGTAACAGAAGCTTTGAGAAAGACGGATCCCAAAGATAAAGAAGGATACTTGGATAAATGGGTTGACTTCCAATTATGGTACAATGATTACTTGCCAGAAATCCCACTATATTCTAACCAATACCACACAGGATATACAAACAGGGTAGAAGGCTTCGATCTAAATACACCAGAATGGCCAGCTCAATATCAAATCAATGCTATGACCCTCAAAAAATAG
- a CDS encoding S41 family peptidase, with amino-acid sequence MKKFGKFILALLIVAGVGYTGYTIGGNMGGVSTANTRDSEHIADMQGLKALLKQNYLYDFTDDQIYEGSLKGMFANLGDPYTSYYSPDEFSKLMETLNGRYQGIGVSVQASKEGYIKAISVFDNSPAKEAGIEPGDYITKVNGTAFTADQLEEAVAEIKGEPGTSVNLTILRVEENSTNSKEFDVKVDRADVNVDTIDDDMVEIDGKKIGYIHIMAFDDVTWNDFSESFNRLKGQDIDGLILDVRNNPGGALDVVINIADNFLDEGTIVTTKEKDGSETVEKSNGDFDDIPLTIIQNENSASASEILAGALKDRGRAKVVGSQSFGKGVVQKIFNLQNGAGAKITISEYFTPNGTQINKVGVTPDIEVEADEDFDISKKDLANDKQFIYALNELLEEIK; translated from the coding sequence ATGAAAAAATTTGGCAAATTTATCTTAGCCTTACTTATTGTAGCAGGTGTTGGATACACAGGTTATACAATAGGTGGCAATATGGGTGGAGTTTCTACTGCAAACACTAGGGATAGTGAACATATAGCCGATATGCAAGGACTTAAAGCATTATTAAAGCAAAATTATTTGTATGATTTTACTGATGATCAAATATATGAAGGGTCATTAAAAGGTATGTTTGCAAACCTAGGTGATCCTTATACGTCTTATTATTCACCAGATGAGTTTTCAAAACTTATGGAAACTTTAAACGGTAGATACCAAGGTATTGGTGTCTCTGTCCAAGCTAGCAAGGAAGGATATATCAAAGCTATTTCAGTCTTTGATAACTCTCCTGCTAAGGAAGCGGGTATCGAGCCTGGTGATTATATAACAAAAGTCAATGGAACTGCTTTTACTGCAGATCAGCTTGAAGAAGCTGTTGCAGAAATCAAAGGTGAACCAGGAACTAGTGTTAATTTGACTATCCTAAGAGTGGAAGAAAATTCTACAAATTCTAAGGAGTTTGATGTCAAGGTTGATAGAGCCGATGTAAATGTTGACACTATAGATGATGATATGGTAGAAATTGATGGAAAGAAAATTGGCTATATTCACATAATGGCATTTGATGATGTGACTTGGAATGACTTTTCTGAAAGCTTTAACAGACTTAAGGGCCAAGATATTGATGGACTTATCCTAGATGTTAGAAACAACCCAGGTGGTGCCTTGGATGTAGTAATTAATATAGCTGATAATTTCCTTGACGAAGGAACAATTGTAACTACAAAGGAAAAAGATGGCAGTGAAACTGTTGAAAAGAGTAATGGCGACTTTGACGATATACCGTTAACTATTATCCAAAATGAAAACTCAGCATCAGCAAGTGAAATTCTTGCTGGAGCTCTAAAAGATAGAGGCAGAGCTAAGGTTGTAGGCAGTCAATCTTTTGGTAAGGGAGTTGTTCAAAAAATCTTTAATCTTCAAAATGGTGCTGGTGCTAAAATAACCATAAGTGAATATTTCACACCAAATGGAACTCAAATTAATAAGGTTGGTGTTACTCCAGATATCGAGGTGGAAGCTGACGAAGACTTTGATATTAGCAAAAAAGACTTGGCAAATGATAAGCAATTTATATACGCATTAAATGAGCTTTTAGAAGAAATTAAATAG
- a CDS encoding HD domain-containing protein, with translation MYKDGYGNIANRDKIISYLEEGYNNNPGKWVLHSWIIGQTAKNMAKDLGLDPDVAFACGALHDLGKSEALDNAAHFIRGYKILRSDSYFFPARIALSHSFQIKDVDAYVGAWNVSDQEKDFVRDFLAYNDYNDYDLLIQLLDGLIKTEYLGIEKRAQGVLENHGSNPYFEDRKKKLYELEEYFQKKLTKPIEKYMPREKWYKFPYNLYRK, from the coding sequence ATGTATAAAGATGGATATGGAAATATAGCAAATAGAGATAAAATAATATCATATCTTGAAGAAGGATATAATAATAATCCAGGCAAGTGGGTCTTACACTCATGGATTATTGGTCAAACAGCCAAAAATATGGCAAAAGATTTAGGACTTGATCCAGACGTTGCCTTTGCTTGCGGAGCCTTGCACGATTTGGGAAAATCAGAAGCCTTAGACAATGCGGCACATTTCATAAGAGGATACAAGATTTTAAGATCTGATTCCTATTTTTTTCCAGCAAGAATCGCCCTAAGCCACAGTTTTCAAATAAAAGATGTCGATGCTTATGTGGGAGCTTGGAATGTAAGTGATCAAGAAAAAGATTTTGTAAGAGACTTTCTAGCCTATAATGATTACAACGATTATGATTTATTGATTCAACTTCTCGATGGTCTTATAAAGACAGAATACCTTGGCATAGAAAAGAGGGCCCAGGGAGTTTTGGAAAATCACGGTTCTAACCCATATTTTGAAGATAGGAAAAAAAAGTTATATGAGCTTGAAGAATATTTTCAAAAAAAATTAACAAAGCCAATAGAAAAATATATGCCTAGGGAAAAATGGTACAAATTTCCATATAATCTTTATAGAAAATAG
- a CDS encoding DMT family transporter, with the protein MTDINKKNETIGILAAFLCETLYGLSYIFTKKATQSATAFALLGWRFLIGAVVMSIFVFFKIIKVDFRKKSIKELLPVALFSPCIYYIAETIGIDHTTASESGIFLASIPIASLIASTLLLNEKPSKRQVTGIVVTLIGVLITVVSLGLSSSFSVIGYLFLLIAVISYALYSVFVSNVKTYTESDVTYMMLICGGLFFTILALIEASANGSMQNLISLPFNDRNFLIAILYQAIGCSVLAFFLSNMAIARIGVNRTSSFIGVSTAVSILAGIWILNEGFKLYQVLGAIVIMVGVYIANISK; encoded by the coding sequence ATGACTGATATTAATAAAAAGAATGAGACTATTGGGATTTTGGCGGCTTTTTTGTGCGAGACTCTCTATGGTCTATCTTACATTTTTACAAAAAAGGCTACTCAATCAGCCACTGCTTTTGCTCTTTTGGGATGGAGGTTTTTGATTGGGGCTGTTGTTATGTCCATATTTGTGTTTTTTAAGATTATTAAAGTTGATTTTAGAAAAAAGTCTATTAAGGAACTTTTGCCTGTTGCTCTATTTTCTCCTTGTATTTACTACATAGCGGAAACTATTGGTATTGATCATACAACGGCTTCAGAAAGTGGAATATTCCTGGCTTCTATTCCTATAGCTTCTCTTATCGCATCGACTTTATTGCTTAATGAAAAGCCTAGCAAAAGACAAGTTACTGGTATTGTTGTTACCCTAATAGGGGTTTTGATTACAGTAGTATCTCTTGGCTTATCGTCAAGTTTTTCTGTAATCGGATATTTGTTTTTGCTTATTGCTGTTATCTCCTATGCTCTATACAGCGTTTTTGTTAGCAATGTCAAAACTTACACAGAATCTGATGTCACATATATGATGCTTATTTGTGGAGGCTTATTTTTTACGATTCTTGCATTAATCGAGGCTTCTGCTAATGGTAGTATGCAAAATCTAATAAGTCTTCCATTTAATGATAGGAATTTTTTGATTGCGATTTTATACCAAGCTATTGGTTGTTCTGTTTTGGCATTTTTCTTATCTAATATGGCTATTGCAAGAATCGGTGTTAATAGAACTTCTTCTTTTATAGGGGTGTCTACAGCAGTTTCAATCCTTGCTGGGATTTGGATACTAAATGAGGGATTTAAGCTTTATCAAGTCCTTGGAGCCATTGTGATTATGGTGGGTGTATATATAGCAAATATTAGTAAGTAG
- a CDS encoding acyl-[acyl-carrier-protein] thioesterase, translating into MAYSEIYKIPEVICDKDGNLSIRNLVILMGEVLIRHSHILENGIDMTRLRWIVYSWDVELEEEIKVYDQVEVTSLVLGMNKFYAYRNAYIKRDGRVIVKAYGVFMLVDIDRMRPIKMRKDLISAYKIDDKIYGKNDLSYRNDFTNSKEIMVRYTDIDSNLHVNNAVYFDYICDLCKLDTKDLAFFNIVYKNEIRNKDLVLGEFVESDEIIDFRLRSVEDNTIYTYGKIRKNV; encoded by the coding sequence ATGGCCTATAGCGAAATATATAAAATACCAGAAGTAATTTGCGATAAAGATGGAAATTTATCGATAAGAAACTTAGTCATTTTGATGGGAGAAGTTCTAATTCGCCACTCACATATCCTAGAAAATGGCATTGATATGACTAGACTTAGGTGGATAGTATATTCTTGGGATGTAGAATTAGAAGAAGAAATCAAAGTCTATGACCAGGTAGAAGTCACTAGTTTAGTATTGGGCATGAATAAATTTTATGCTTATCGTAATGCTTACATCAAAAGAGATGGACGTGTAATAGTAAAAGCTTACGGAGTCTTTATGTTAGTTGATATAGATAGGATGCGCCCTATAAAAATGAGAAAAGATCTAATATCAGCTTACAAAATTGACGATAAGATTTATGGTAAAAATGACTTATCATATAGGAATGACTTTACAAATTCAAAGGAAATTATGGTAAGATATACTGATATAGATAGCAATCTTCACGTCAACAATGCCGTATATTTTGACTATATATGTGACTTGTGCAAGCTAGATACAAAAGATTTGGCGTTTTTTAATATAGTTTATAAAAATGAAATCCGAAACAAGGACCTTGTTTTGGGAGAGTTTGTTGAAAGTGATGAAATTATAGATTTTAGATTAAGATCTGTAGAAGATAATACAATTTACACATACGGAAAGATTAGAAAAAATGTATAA
- the mgtE gene encoding magnesium transporter, with amino-acid sequence MYKYNSTEDRIRELSYLLEQKRTNELSELLRRTNPVDIVEFLEGLTAEEALVVFRLLKKNDAVEVFAELDSDQKENLQQALNENEFKALLRELNFDDMIDTLEEMPAALVQRILRSSDAETRNLVNEYLKFPEDSAGGLMTTEFVELKAYMTVREALAHIKKVGNDSVTVYTCYVTSPTKQLLGYVSLRQIVTNKPNTKIEELMYEDVIAVQTTDDQEDVARKFQKYGFTALPVVDNTSRLVGIITVDDIMWIIEQEATEDFQLLAGTRPDEEDYSKTSPWDLAKNRIPWLLFLMISATFTSTILRGYEYVLQAAIALNMFIPMLTDSGGNAGSQSSTLIIRAMATHDIETSDWAKVVLKEILVGLICGLALGIVAFLKCFFFDKVGVQVSIIVGITIVAIVVMAKTVGSLLPIIAEKFGGDPAIMASPLISTIVDSLSLIVYFTIAKMLIAGL; translated from the coding sequence ATGTATAAGTACAATTCAACAGAAGATAGAATAAGAGAACTTTCCTATCTTCTAGAACAGAAAAGAACTAATGAACTATCCGAACTTTTAAGAAGAACAAACCCGGTAGACATAGTAGAATTTTTGGAAGGATTGACTGCTGAAGAAGCCTTAGTTGTATTTAGACTTTTGAAAAAAAATGATGCAGTTGAAGTATTTGCTGAACTTGATTCAGATCAAAAGGAAAATTTACAACAAGCCCTAAATGAAAATGAATTTAAGGCCTTGCTTAGAGAACTAAATTTCGATGATATGATCGATACCTTAGAAGAAATGCCAGCAGCCTTGGTTCAAAGAATACTAAGGTCTTCAGATGCCGAAACTAGAAATCTAGTAAATGAATATCTCAAATTCCCTGAGGATTCAGCTGGTGGCTTGATGACCACAGAATTTGTGGAACTAAAAGCCTATATGACAGTAAGAGAAGCTCTAGCTCATATCAAAAAAGTGGGCAACGATAGTGTAACAGTCTATACTTGCTATGTAACAAGTCCTACAAAACAACTATTAGGTTATGTGTCATTAAGGCAGATTGTAACAAACAAACCTAATACAAAAATAGAAGAATTGATGTATGAAGATGTAATTGCAGTACAAACCACAGACGACCAAGAAGATGTAGCTCGCAAATTCCAAAAATATGGATTTACTGCCCTACCAGTAGTAGATAATACCTCTAGACTAGTTGGTATAATCACTGTAGATGATATCATGTGGATTATAGAGCAAGAGGCAACAGAGGACTTCCAACTCTTAGCTGGTACCAGACCAGATGAGGAAGACTACTCAAAGACAAGTCCTTGGGACCTTGCAAAAAATAGGATACCATGGCTATTGTTTTTGATGATATCAGCAACATTTACATCAACCATTCTAAGAGGTTATGAATATGTCCTCCAAGCAGCGATAGCACTTAATATGTTTATACCAATGCTTACAGACTCAGGGGGAAATGCTGGGAGCCAATCATCAACTCTAATTATTCGTGCTATGGCAACCCATGATATAGAAACAAGCGATTGGGCCAAGGTAGTTCTTAAAGAGATTTTAGTAGGTTTAATATGTGGACTAGCCCTAGGCATAGTAGCATTTTTAAAATGCTTTTTCTTTGATAAGGTAGGCGTACAAGTTTCTATAATAGTAGGCATTACCATAGTAGCAATAGTAGTAATGGCCAAAACTGTAGGTTCCCTACTGCCAATTATAGCAGAAAAATTTGGAGGAGATCCTGCAATAATGGCAAGCCCACTAATATCTACAATAGTAGACTCCTTATCATTAATTGTTTATTTTACAATAGCAAAAATGTTGATAGCTGGTCTATAA
- a CDS encoding M20 metallopeptidase family protein, giving the protein MTSNEVIKKKIDEYFSDTISWRTYLHENPEVSDKEYQTAKYLKAECEKLGLLVEAATNTTGFTALLDTGKPGKTIGIRTDIDALPIAESQYNLKNKKTVVSKIDGVSHACGHDSHMATLLTTAKILLDLKDELKGKIYFIFEEGEETGGGIEAMVEHLKDKNLDACYGNHQSPFMEIGKISVIKGPSHAGCAGVEFNVIGKGGHGSRPDRCINPLTATANIVTALTTAWVNQLDISKTVTFGLGAINGGSASNVIPDICNVKGTLRFFDDKAGEDALEVLKEVTKQTAKAHKCGIEFTDYTRIVAYPTINDPYLAEDVRKSLNDIYPNAFEEAETSYGSESFFGYSRLCPSVYTRFGVGNKEKGISAGAHTPEFDLDPEGIKYAVGLQVKFASDFLNGVFDD; this is encoded by the coding sequence ATGACTAGCAATGAAGTAATCAAGAAAAAAATAGATGAGTATTTTTCTGATACCATATCTTGGAGAACTTACCTGCACGAGAACCCAGAAGTAAGTGATAAGGAATACCAAACAGCAAAATATCTCAAAGCTGAGTGTGAAAAACTTGGACTTCTAGTAGAAGCTGCAACAAATACAACAGGTTTTACGGCCTTGCTTGATACTGGAAAGCCAGGCAAAACTATTGGAATAAGAACAGATATTGATGCACTTCCAATAGCAGAAAGTCAATACAATCTCAAGAATAAAAAAACAGTTGTATCAAAAATTGATGGAGTAAGCCATGCTTGTGGCCATGACTCACACATGGCAACACTTCTTACAACAGCAAAAATCCTTCTTGATTTAAAAGATGAACTTAAGGGTAAAATTTATTTTATATTTGAAGAAGGTGAAGAGACAGGTGGTGGGATCGAAGCTATGGTAGAGCATCTTAAAGATAAAAATCTTGATGCCTGCTACGGTAATCACCAATCACCATTTATGGAAATCGGAAAAATTTCTGTAATCAAAGGCCCATCTCATGCAGGATGTGCTGGTGTAGAATTTAATGTTATAGGCAAGGGTGGCCATGGATCTCGCCCTGATAGGTGCATAAATCCCCTTACAGCAACAGCTAATATAGTTACAGCACTTACAACAGCTTGGGTCAACCAGCTTGATATAAGTAAAACTGTGACATTTGGTCTGGGAGCTATAAACGGTGGATCAGCCTCAAATGTAATCCCCGACATATGCAATGTAAAAGGGACCTTGAGATTTTTTGATGATAAGGCTGGAGAAGATGCCCTAGAGGTATTAAAAGAAGTAACAAAGCAAACTGCCAAGGCCCATAAGTGCGGTATAGAATTTACAGACTACACTAGAATAGTAGCCTATCCAACCATAAACGACCCATACCTAGCAGAAGATGTTAGAAAATCATTAAATGATATCTATCCGAATGCCTTTGAAGAAGCAGAAACGAGCTATGGTTCAGAATCATTTTTTGGATATTCTAGGCTTTGCCCTTCAGTTTATACTAGATTTGGTGTTGGTAATAAAGAAAAAGGAATCAGTGCAGGTGCTCATACTCCAGAATTTGACCTAGATCCAGAAGGTATCAAATATGCAGTAGGCCTACAAGTAAAATTTGCAAGTGATTTCTTAAATGGAGTTTTTGATGATTGA
- the mgtE gene encoding magnesium transporter has protein sequence MFSYTDTEKRLNDLKHLLDEKKVNELSDLLRRTNPIDIVEFIEELPAEEALIVFRLLKKEDSREVFADLDSEDKEKLQAGLNDTEFKELLDDLNFDDMIDTLEEMPAAVVENILKASDDQTRELVNEYLQFPEDSAASLMTTEFVEVSPETTVGETLAYIEEVGKDKVTVYTCYVTSPTKELLGYVSLRMIVTSDLDVKIKELMYEDVITVETTEDQEDVARKFKKYGFTALPVVDLTNKLVGIITVDDIMWIIEQEATEDFQLLAGTSPEEEDYSKMSPWDLAKNRIPWLMFLMISGAFTSTILKRYEDVIQTVIALNMFIPMLTGSGGNAGSQASTLVIRAMATHDIEPSDWAKVVLKEISVGLICGAILALAAFLKCYFFDKVAINVALVVALTIISVVVLAKAIGSLLPIIAEKLGADPAIMASPLITTIVDSLGLIVYFNIAQMILPGLGV, from the coding sequence ATGTTTTCTTATACCGATACAGAAAAAAGGCTCAATGACCTTAAACATTTGCTAGATGAAAAGAAAGTAAATGAATTATCAGACCTGCTTCGCAGGACCAATCCAATAGATATAGTTGAATTTATAGAAGAGTTACCAGCGGAAGAAGCCCTTATAGTATTTAGACTTCTAAAAAAAGAAGACTCTAGAGAAGTATTTGCAGATCTTGATAGCGAAGATAAGGAAAAACTACAAGCTGGACTAAATGATACAGAGTTTAAGGAACTTCTCGATGACTTAAACTTTGATGATATGATTGATACCTTAGAAGAAATGCCGGCGGCAGTTGTAGAGAATATCTTAAAGGCATCAGATGATCAAACAAGAGAACTTGTAAACGAGTACTTGCAATTCCCAGAAGATTCTGCTGCAAGTCTAATGACAACCGAGTTTGTAGAAGTAAGCCCGGAAACAACTGTTGGCGAAACTCTAGCATATATAGAAGAAGTTGGAAAAGATAAGGTAACCGTCTATACTTGTTATGTAACAAGTCCCACAAAAGAACTTTTGGGATATGTATCACTTAGGATGATTGTAACTAGTGATTTGGATGTAAAAATAAAAGAATTGATGTATGAGGACGTTATTACCGTTGAAACCACTGAAGACCAGGAAGATGTAGCTCGCAAATTCAAGAAATACGGTTTTACGGCTTTGCCAGTAGTAGACTTAACCAATAAGCTTGTTGGTATAATCACAGTTGATGATATCATGTGGATTATTGAACAAGAGGCAACAGAAGACTTCCAACTTTTGGCAGGTACTTCACCAGAAGAAGAAGATTACTCAAAGATGAGTCCTTGGGACTTGGCCAAAAACAGGATTCCTTGGCTGATGTTTTTGATGATATCGGGAGCTTTTACATCTACAATATTAAAAAGATATGAGGATGTAATCCAAACGGTGATTGCTCTAAATATGTTTATACCAATGCTTACAGGATCTGGTGGTAATGCCGGTAGCCAAGCATCAACCCTTGTAATCCGTGCTATGGCAACTCATGACATAGAGCCAAGTGATTGGGCAAAAGTTGTTCTAAAGGAAATATCAGTAGGTTTGATTTGCGGGGCAATCTTAGCCTTGGCAGCATTTTTAAAGTGTTATTTCTTTGATAAAGTTGCTATAAATGTTGCTCTTGTAGTAGCTCTAACCATTATTTCAGTTGTGGTGCTTGCAAAAGCAATCGGATCTTTGCTTCCAATAATAGCAGAAAAATTGGGAGCAGATCCAGCAATTATGGCAAGTCCGCTTATTACTACAATTGTAGACTCACTTGGACTAATCGTTTATTTTAATATAGCTCAAATGATCTTGCCAGGACTAGGTGTGTAG